Proteins found in one Triticum aestivum cultivar Chinese Spring chromosome 4D, IWGSC CS RefSeq v2.1, whole genome shotgun sequence genomic segment:
- the LOC123095849 gene encoding uncharacterized protein — translation MARGYKTPTQNRLISHHNEPRTLRSGHPPNRQHSGPPELRSPTDSTRPAMGRTLDVLLGRTTKQTARLKSLLHLATKRIAVVRAHREVRCAQARGDVEQLLRQGHPDRALLRAEQVIRERGTLDALLLLDAYCALLADRSALLDDAHRDCPEELREAAAGLCYAAARCGDLPELQEARALLAARFGRGFASGAAELRAGCGVNAKLVQRLSTALPSLESRQMVLLEIGADKDIPVRLHSDAADSYEDPAGRSHHGHGHRKKRHDDDDERRHATPRADDDNADSPRTFKDVEEAAQAAFESAATAAAAAKAAIELSRAGPGSPDDRYRRNPGRAHADDETLHGGDHLAHGKAFERIGHVRNYSSDAEDLPEKSRIRPGASPVEACMLVRLKQIYMHGVACST, via the coding sequence ATGGCACGGGGGTATAAAACACCGACGCAAAACCGCCTCATCAGTCATCACAACGAACCTCGCACCCTCCGCTCCGGCCATCCTCCAAACCGTCAGCACTCAGGGCCACCGGAGCTTCGCTCGCCGACCGACTCGACTCGGCCGGCGATGGGGAGGACGCTGGACGTGCTGCTGGGCCGCACAACGAAGCAGACGGCGCGGCTCAAGTCCCTCCTGCACCTCGCCACGAAGCGGATCGCGGTGGTGCGCGCGCACCGGGAGGTGCGGTGCGCGCAGGCGCGGGGGGACGTGGAGCAGCTGCTGCGGCAGGGCCACCCGGACCGGGCCCTCCTCCGCGCCGAGCAGGTGATCCGGGAGCGGGGCACGCTCGACGCCCTCCTCCTGCTCGACGCCTACTGCGCGCTCCTCGCCGACCGCTCCGCCCTGCTCGACGACGCGCACCGGGACTGCCCCGAGGAGCTGCGGGAGGCCGCGGCGGGGCTCTGCTACGCGGCCGCGCGGTGCGGGGACCTCCCCGAGCTGCAGGAGGCCCGCGCCCTCCTCGCCGCCAGGTTCGGCCGGGGCTTCGCGTCCGGCGCCGCCGAGCTGCGCGCCGGCTGCGGCGTCAACGCCAAGCTCGTGCAGCGGCTGTCCACCGCGCTGCCCAGCCTCGAGAGCCGCCAGATGGTGCTCCTCGAGATCGGCGCCGACAAGGACATCCCCGTGCGCCTTCACAGCGACGCCGCCGACTCATACGAGGATCCGGCCGGCCGCTCCCACCATGGCCATGGCCACAGGAAGAAGaggcacgacgacgacgacgagcggCGGCACGCGACGCCGCGGGCCGACGACGACAACGCTGACTCGCCGCGGACATTCAAAGACGTGGAAGAGGCGGCGCAGGCCGCGTTCGAATCGGCTGccacggcggcggccgccgccaaggctgCCATAGAGCTCTCGCGAGCCGGGCCCGGGAGCCCCGACGACAGGTACAGGAGGAACCCAGGAAGGGCGCATGCCGACGACGAGACGCTCCACGGCGGCGATCATCTGGCCCATGGCAAGGCCTTCGAGAGGATTGGACATGTTCGGAACTACAGCTCAGACGCAGAGGATCTCCCGGAGAAGAGCAGGATACGCCCAGGAGCTAGTCCGGTTGAGGCATGCATGCTTGTGCGGCTGAAGCAGATATATATGCATGGAGTAGCATGCAGTACGTGA